TATTAAATAAAAGCAACAAAGTATCTATTTTATGGATATTTTATTGCTTTTATTTTTTTGGATTTTTTTAATTACAGTTTTGTGTCAAAAATACATTAGTAGAATACTATATATTAAGAACAAAAGATAATAAACAAACTAGGGTAAAAAATAATAAACTAACCTTAGAAGGGGGGATGTAAAGTGGATTTTAATGACATAGCAGGTTTATTAAATGGAGCTACAAATGATAAACATTGTGGAAATCCAGGTTGTGGACCAAGTTTTGGATTTGGTAGCAGCTGGTTCATTTGGATTATAGTGTTCATACTATTATTCTGTTGCAATGGAAATGGTTTTGGTGGTTTTGGAAATAGTTGTGGAAATAGTTGCGGTGGTGGTTACGATTATGAATGTCGCTGTAGAAGAAAACGTCGTAAGAGAAGACATTGTGACGATTACTGTGATGATAATGATTGTTGCTGCGATTGGTCATTCATAATAATCTTGATCTTAATTTTATGTTGTTGCTGCAATAAACAACAACCAGTGTGTGGACCAGTAAGAGAAACAAGATCATCTAGTAATATAATCAATGTAGATTCCAATGAAGAAGAATAGAATACAAAAAAGCCATAGCCCAGGAAAGGGGGGTTTAGCATGTCAAAAAAATGTAAATGCAGATGCGAAAGCAGAGGCAGAAGAAGAAAAGGCTCAGGTAACGGGCTAATAATATTAATATTAATATTACTACAATTTGGATGCTGCACAGGAGGTCAGGATTCACATCACATAGGTAAGAGAGGATGCTGTCAAGTAGATAATAGTATATTATTTATAATAGCTTTATATTATTTATGCTGCTGTGGAGACTTCTCATTATGTTGCTGCTAATAATTTAAGCTAGGAGGGTTATTAACCCTCCTTACCATTAATTTAACTGGAGGTGCTCAATGTCTAAGCACAAAAAAAAGCATAAACGTAAATATGACAATAGGAATGAAAATAACTTAGATATGAATAATATACAAAATATGCTAAGTAATATAGATATGAATCAGCTATCCAACATAATGGCATCACTAAATAAAGGAGATAATAATAATAATTATGATGATAATTATGATGATGATGATGATGAAAGATATGATAATAACATAAACAATATGAAGAATATGAATAATATGAAGAATAATTTATTTAATAATATGAATCTTAATCAGATGCAAAATGATTATACATTACAATTTTTAAATATGCTAAGACCTATGATTAATCCGGATAAAATGGATATTTTAGACAAATTAATACAGATATACTATGTAAGTAGATTAATGAAAAAATAAATAATATGTTTTATAGAAAGACTTAAAGTTCTTTCTATTTTTTTAGTATAATAATATAGTTATGAAAAAAAGTTAATTCCTATCTAAATTATATAATAAAAATATCTATTTTACTAAATTAATTAAAAGATATTATTTGGTAAAACTAAAAAATATTATAAATATAACGATATAACTAAGGAATAGAAAAGAGGTGATAATATGTCAAAAATTTCTCATATACTACAATTATTAATTATACTACAATATAAAGAGTTTGTAACGGCTGGAGAACTTTCAGATTTCCTGATGGTAGATAAAAAAACAATATATAGATATATAAATAGTTTAAATTTAGCTAACATACCTATACATGCTAAAAAAGGAAGGTATGGGGGGTTTTATATAGATAAAAATTTTTATATGAAAAGCCCTGAGTTAAATGAAAGTGAAATAAAAGCACTATTGATGGCAGGAGAAATTTTAACAGAAGAAAATGGTTTTATTTATGAAAAAGAATATAAAACAGCTTTAGGAAAGATAAAAAATAATTTAAGCAGCAAGGATATAGATTTAAGTAATATATATAATTTTAATGATTTCAGAATAAATAGCATAGGAAATAATAAAATTTCACAGGATAAGATATCCCAAATATGTAATTCTATAATGGATAATAAATCTATAAATATAAGTTATTTTAGCATAAATAGAAACGAGATTACTTTTAGAAAAATAGATCCCTATGATATTATTTTTAAATATGGGAAATGGTATATTGTAGGATATTGTTATTTTAATAAATACATAGAAATATTTGATATAAATAGAATTAAGGATATAAAAGTTACAGAGGATACTTTTGTTATTTCTAAAAATTTTTCAATAAATAATTTTTTAGAAAAATATAAAAATATATTTACACACAATAAGGTTAAGGTTGAATTAAAGTTTAATAAAAATGTAGCAGATTTCATAAGAGGGAATAAATGGTATATAAATGAAGAAATAAAGGAACTTGAAAATGGTGAAATTTCATTTAAAGTATATGTAGAAAATTTACAAGAAATAAAAAGATGGATTTTGGGGTTTGGAAAAGATGTTAAAGTTATAGAACCTAAAGAGTTAGAACTTCAGCTAATAAAGGAAATATCTGAACTAAGTAATATATATAATTAATAAAGTTTAAATAAACTTGAATAATTTTATTTAAATTGGCAATTATATAAATGTAGTTAGGCGAGATAATCTCCCTAATGCATTAAATATATAAATTTTATATATTTAATGCAACAACCCCCCATCCCCCTTGGGACCGTAAAGCGGTCCCTTTTTATTTTTAATTTAAAGTAATAGAATAAATTTTGAATCTATGATTATCATCAGGATTATCTACTAATTTTAATAAAACATCTATACTATAATTTTTTACTAAATTATTATCTTGTTTTGACATACCTTTAAAATTTAAAGACCATTTTATTTCATTAATTTCACCATCATTATTATTTCTTATATCTTTAAAATTAGCATCTTGAAAAGTGTATATGTTATTTTCTTTTACAAGATTACCTATAACGGATATATCTTTACCACTTATATTATCTGTAAGTATACTTTTAGGCCTATTTTCTTCAGATATAGGAAGGCTTTGTATATAATTTATGAATTCTATAATAGTGTTGCTTCCCATAAAATTTTCATTAAAGTTATAGTCAAATCTTTTAATACTATCTTCCATGAATATAAATGAATCAAAAACTATTTCATTATTTTTAAGATTACCAGATATAATTTTAGGAGTTTTATTATTATTAGAGTCCATTAATCCAATAATATTATTATTAGATGAATAAAGTTTTTTAAATTCATTATTTTGCCATTTAAAAATATATTGTATAGGCATTTTATATTGAGAACATTGTATAAATATTTCAGGAATTTTATCTCGGGAAATATCCTGAAAATTAAGTTTAATAGGCCAAAATTTGTTGTAATCTCCTATAAAACTTTTATTTTCATTATTTTTTAACGTGTAGTTTTTATTTTGAGATTTTACAGTTATGAAATATTTATTATCTTTATTAGTAATATTTATATTGTCTTCATTTCCATCGCCAGTTAAATCTCTTCTTATAGTCTTATTAGAATTTAGTAATTTAAAAGCAGAAGTATTTTTATATTTAATAGTTGTTAATAGAGTTATTAATATTAAGCTTAAAAGTAAAAAATAATAAATAGATTTTCTTTTTAGGAAAAATACCCTCATTTTCATATAATTCACCTCTAATTAATTATATGAAGCTATTATATATTTAATTAATTTGTACAAAATAAAAATAAAAGAATATACTTCCGATGGAGGTGAAGTGTTTTTGAAATTTAAAAAAATTATATGTTTAATTCTTGTTTTAATATGTCCAATAACCTTTTTTTCCTGTAAAAAAGAAAATAGAAGCAGTAACAAAGAGCTGAATATGTATATAGATATTAAAGATGAAAATTCTTTAAATATATTAAAGATTATTATGGAAGAATATAAAAAGTCTAATGAAAACGTAAAAATAAATATAAATAATGCATTAGGTAGTAATGTGCAAGACGAATTAAAAAAAGAAAAATCGCCAGATTTGATAGTTGTTTCAAGGAATGAAATGATAAAGTTATCTCAAAAAGGACTTTTAGATGATATGAGAACCAATTATGATAAGAATAATATTACTAGAGATTATTATAATGTTTTTAATAGTTATGGTAGGTTTAAAGATAAATATTATGGAATACCTATTATGCCTTATACTATAGAGATTTTATATAATACAGAAGCTTTAGATAAATTAAAAATAGAGGAACCTAAAAATATAAATGATATAAAAAATATTATGAAAAAATTAAAAGATTCATCTATTAAAGTGCCTGTTATGTTGCCAAATGATTTAGATATAAATTTAGTTATGTTTTCAATGATATCAAATAATATAACGAATTCTATGGAATTAGAAAATATTTATGATAAAGAAAAAAAAGAATATCAAAACATGAAAAATATGCAGGAACCGTTTAATATTATAAATAATATGGTTAAAGATAACGCATTAGATAAAAATTTTTTTGAAGAAGGAAAGGAAGTTACATTAGAAAAATTTAATAATGGAGATATTCCTATAATAATAAGTACTTCTTATTATAATAATCAAATAAAAAATCCTAATATAAAGGCTATTAAAGGATTATATAATGTAGATAAACTAAGTAATACAGAACCTGTAATTATAAATTCCATAATGTGTTTGCCGTTAAAAGCTAAAAATTCAGAGCAAGCAAATGATTTTATAGATTTTACTTTTAACGAAAAAACTCAAAAAAGTTTATTAAAAAAAGGATTTATAACAGGAAATAAAAAAGTTAATAAAGAAAAAGAAGGAGCAGTTGCCAAAATTAATAAAACTACTATTGAGAAGTTAAGTAACTTAAATGAGAATAGTATTTTGGTATTGTATAATTTACCAAGTACTTTTAAATCTAGTATTTCAGCCTCTATTGATAAAATATTAAACAATGAGTATACGGGAAAAGAGTGGAATAAAATTGTAGAAGATAATTTAAAGTAAGGTGTTACTAATTAAGACGGTAATATAATGAGCACTTAAATTTATCTAATTTAAGTGCTCATTAATTACTAGTTTTCTGAATCTGATTTATTGCTACAGGATTCACATATACCATAAAAGTAAACGCGATTATATAAAACATTATATTTTGTAAAATCTTTCACTTCATCATTTAAGTTTAAAAAAGATACATTTTCTATATCATCTACTTTTCCACATTTGATACATTGTATATGTGGATGTGAATGAGTGTTAGCATCGTATCTAAAATTACCTTCACCTACATTTAACTCGTGAACTAAATTTACTTCTACTAAGGTTTTTAAAGCTTTATAAACTGTAGCTAAACTCATAGTAGGATAATCTGGTTGTAGAGCTTTATATATAGTTTCAGCGGAAGGATGTTCTTTAGTATATTTAAGGTACTTATAGACAGCTATACGCTGAGGTGTTAATTTTAGATTTTTCTCTCTGAAAATAGTTGCGATTGTATCCATATTCACCACCCTTTACTCTAAATATAATTAATTATATAATAAAAAAAGTTATTTGTCAAAAATGATTATCGTCAAATAAATATTATAATAAAAGGATTTATAGATTAATTAAGACATAACAATATTTTATCACAATTGTTAACGCAATATTAACATTTTTATATAAATATTAAACTATATTTTCAACATTGGAAACCTAATAGAAAGGATGTATTTTTATGCCTAAGGCTTTAATAGGAACAGCTATTTCAGCTACAGCTATAATAATAGGGGCTATAATAGGTGGAATATGGAGCTCCTGTATTAATAAAAAAAGTATTACTAAAAATGAAGAAATACAAAAGCATATATTAGAAGAAAATAAAAAAATAGATAAAACATATTATAAGGATAAATTTAAAGAAAGTGGAAGAATAGTAAGATTGGATATATGTACAGCAATTTTTGAAGGAATAAGAACTATAAAAAAAATTAAATATAATAAAGAAGAATATTATCCAGTTTGTATTTCCATAAATAAAAACTATTATAGAGATATAGCTGTATTAACTAAGAAATTTACTTTGAAAGAAATAAGTTATATAAATCAATTATATGGAATAATAGATAAAATAAATTATGATGTAAAAAAAATAGATTATAGTAATAAGAACAATTGGCTTAACATATTAATGGATTATGAAATACTATTAAAAAAAGTATATGGCGATAATTATGATAAAATATTAGAAATAGACATAGAAAAATGTAATTATGATGATTTAATAGATAATAACATAATAAAAGAAGGATATAGAGAAGTTCTTATAAAGCTAAATGATATTATAGAATAATTATATACATTATAAACGGAGTGTTACTAATATATGAATAAATAGTAAATGTTTGGAAATATATATTGAAGTAATTCAAATCTAAACTATACTTAATATATAATGATTATAATCTAATGGGAATATAATTACTATGATTTTTGTAATGGGATAGGAGGAATTTTATATGAGTAGCGCTTCACTGACTGCTATAATAAGAGAAAAAAGTGGTAAAAAATGCAGAAAAGAAGGATTTGCACCAGGAATAATTTATGGAGCAGAAGTAAAAGAACCTATAAAGGTTAAGTTTGAAGTTCCTAGTCTCTTGAGATATTTAAATAAAGCTGGTATTAATTCAAGATTATGGCTTAATATTGGAGATAAAAAAGAGTATGTATTAATCAAGGAAATACAAAAAGAATCAACAACAGGTGAAATACTTAATATAGATATGCAGGCTGTTTCACACGATGAAGTTATAAAAAATAGTATACCTGTAAAATTTGAAGGAAAAGAGCAATTAGAACATAAAGGATTTCTATTAGAAGAATTTACTCCATATATAGAGGTGGCTGGAAAGGTGGGCATACTTCCAGAAATAATAGTAGTAAATGTTGGAGCAAATGAACCAGGGGATAATATAAAAGTTTCGGATATAGAATTAGATGAAGATATAAAATTATATACTGATCCAGAAGAATTATTAGCTACAGTATCTTATAATGGAAAGGGTACAGTTGAAGAAACAGTAAGTTAAAATATAATAAGTTTAAAAATTAGGTTTTTTAATTTATTTTGCGAGGGTTATATAGATTTATTATTACTTTTCGTAAATAAAATTAGAGAACCTAATTTTATTTTTAAGTTTATAATAAAATAAATTTATAAATTTTTATTATATGGATTAGGATTCATGCAAAAAATGTACAAATAGAAGGTATATAGAAGGAAGGAATATTTATGAAGTATAAAATAGGTCAAGAGATAGGCTTTACAAATGAATTTGTAGTTGAATTACGTAAAGGTGGATCAGTTAAAGTTGTACCTGGTGATAAAGCTATGATAGTAAGGAAAATAGATGATAATACAGGAGAGATTGTATATACTACAGGTAATGCTAAGGGATTAAGTCAAAATATACAGATAGAAGTTGATGAAGTTTTAAATGAGGAAGAGTTAGCAAAAAAAATATTAGAGGAAATGTATAAATAGGATATATAATATGTAATAAATCTCATAAAATGAAATAATATGAATAAATATATTTTATATTGACATAATGTTCGTAATGATATAAAATAAAATTAAATTTTAGAATAAATCATATGACTGGCGGAGGTGGAGTTAACCACAGGGAGTATGATTTATAAATTTAAGTTAGAATGTCGACCGCCTGGGCACAAAAGTCCAGGGGTTTTTTTGTCTTTAAAATGATTTCAAGTATTGAGACTATTAAAAAGTTATAAAATAAGAAACGCAAAAGAGAAATGATTTTAATTGACAAACATTTTCAAGTGATATAAAATAAAGTTGATAAAAATCATAGGGCTTTAGATTTAAATTGTGATTTATAAATTAAAGTTAAGCTCTAAATATATTTATGTAATATAAGCTCTAAAAGGTTTTTAAATATATTAAGTTTTAGGAGGTTTACTATGTTTTTAGATTCATGGAAAAAATTTAATGAAGGTGTATGGGAAAAAAATATAAATGTAAGGGATTTTATACAAAATAATTATATTCCTTATTATGGAGACCATACTTTTTTAAAGGGTCCTACTAAAAAAACAGAAGATCTTTGGAAGCAATGTGAATCATTAATAGCAGAGGAAATAGAAAAAGGAATATTAGATGTAGATTTAGACAATATTTCTGATATAAATGCTTTTAATGCAGGATATATAGATAAGGAAAATGAAACTATAGTGGGTCTTCAAACAGATAAACCATTAAAAAGAATTATAAATCCATTTGGTGGCATAAGAATGGTAAAACAAGCTTTAGAAGCATATGATTATAATTTGAAACCAGAAATAGAAGAGATATTTTCTAAATATAGAAAGACTCATAATGATGGTGTTTTCGATGCTTATACTGAAGAGATGAGAAAAGCTAGAAGTGCAGGATTATTAACAGGTCTTCCAGATGCATATGGAAGAGGAAGAATAATAGGGGACTATAGAAGAATACCGCTATATGGAGTAGATTATTTAATAAAAAGTAAAGAAGAAGATTTAAAAGCCTCTAAAGGCGAAATGAATGAAACTACTATAAGAAGAAGAGAAGAAATAAAAGAACAAATAAAAGCTTTAATAGCTATGAAAGAAATGGCATTAAAATATGAAATAGATATAAGTGAGCCAGCAAAGAATGCAGAAGAAGCAGTTCAATTCTTATATTTTGGATATTTAGCAGGTGTTAAAGAAAATAATGGAGCTGCTATGTCTTTAGGAAGGGTAAGCTCATTTATAGATATATATATAGAAAGAGATCTACAACAAGGGATATTAACAGAAGAAAAAGCCCAAGAGATTATAGATCAGTTTGTTATAAAACTAAGATTAGTAAGACATCTTAGAACGCCAGAATATAATGATCTTTTTGCAGGAGATCCTAACTGGATTACAGAAGCTATAGGTGGAATGGGTCTAAATGGTAAAACATTAGTTACTAAAACATCATTTAGATTTTTAAATACTTTAAATAATTTAGGATCAGCACCAGAGCCTAATATGACAGTATTGTGGTCACAAAACTTACCAGAAGGATTTAAAAAATTCTGTGCGCAAATGTCTATAAAAACAGATTCTATCCAATATGAGAATGATGATTTAATGAGAGATATATATGGAGATGATTATGGTATAGCTTGTTGTGTATCAGCTATGGCTCTAGGAAAACAAATGCAGTTTTTTGGGGCAAGATGCAATTTAGCTAAGGCGTTATTATATTCTATAAATGGCGGAGTAGATGAAAAGAAAAATATTAAAGTAATAGATAATGTAGATGCAATAGAAGATACTGTATTGGACTATGAAAAAGTTAAAGAAAATTATTTTAAAGTATTAGAATATATTGCAGAGTTATATGTAAATACTATGAATATAATACATTATATGCATGATAGATATGCCTATGAAGCTGGACTTATGGCACTTCATGATACAGAAGTAGAAAGGCTTATGGCTTTTGGTGTAGCTGGATTGTCTGTTGTAGCAGATTCATTAAGTGCTATAAAATATGCAAAAGTTAAACCAATAAAGGAAAATGGTATTGCTATAGATTTTGAAATAGAAGGTGAGTTCCCTAAGTATGGTAATGATGATGACAGAGTTGATGAAATAGCAGTAGAGGTAGTTAATAAATTTATTAGTGAATTAAAGAAAAATAAAACTTATAGAGATGCAAAGCATACACTTTCAGTTTTAACAATAACTTCTAATGTTGTTTATGGTAAGAAGACAGGATCAACACCAGATGGAAGAAAAGCAGGTGAGGCATTTGCTCCAGGAGCTAATCCTATGCATGGAAGAGATAAAAATGGTGCCTTAGCATCATTAAATTCTGTAGCTAAAATACCTTATAAAAATGTTTGTGAAGATGGAGTATCAAATACATTTTCTATAGTTCCAGATGCATTAGGTAAAAGTGATGATGAAAGAATAAATAATTTAGTATCTATATTAGATGGATATTTTGTACAAGACGCTCATCATTTAAATGTTAATGTATTGAATAGAGAATTACTAATAGATGCTATGGAACATCCAGAAAAATATCCATCACTTACTATAAGGGTATCAGGATATGCAGTTCATTTTAATAGATTGACTAAAGCACAACAATTAGAAGTTATAAGCAGAACTTTCCATGAAGAAATGTAATTTGTTTATAAATGATGCTTGTTAAGGTCAATATTGCTAGTTATTTTTAGAATATACATTTATACTATGTACTAAATAAATTTTTAATACTCAGGTGAAAAGTAATACTTTTTATCTGAGTATTATAATTATTTCAGAAGGAGGTTTAATATGGGAAAAATTCATTCAATAGAAACTATGGGGCTTGTGGATGGTCCAGGAATTAGAGTAATAGTATTTTTTCAAGGTTGTCAATTAAGATGTATTTATTGTCATAATCCGGACACATGGGATCTAAATTCTGGCATAGAAATTAGTAGTGATGAGATATTAAAAAAAGTATCAAGATATAAACCATATTTTAAACAGGTTGGGGGGATAACTTGTTCAGGGGGAGAACCTTTAATGCAGCCTGAATTCCTTTTAGAAATTTTAAAAAAATCTAAAAACCAGGGTATTCATACGGTACTAGACACATCAGGAGTAGGGAAAGGAAATTATGAAGAGATTCTTAAATATGTAGATTTAGTTATATTAGATATTAAGCATATAGATGAGAAAGAATATATTAATATTTGTGGTAGAAATATGGAAGAATTTAATAAATTCAAAAATATCGTAAATAAGCTTAATAAAAAATTATGGATAAGACATGTGATTGTTCCAGGAATAAATGATAATGTAGATCATATGTATAAGTTTAAAGAGTATATAAATAATTTTAGTAATGTAGAAAAGGTGGAATTATTACCTTATCATACATTAGGTGTAAATAAATATGAGAGTATGGGAATAGAGTATAGACTTAAGAATGTAGACCCATTAAGTAAGGAAAAGCTTGAAGAATTAAATAAAATTATTTCAACATAAAAATCACATAATTATTAATATATAAGGTTTTAAATCTATAAAAGATTTAGAGCTTCTAATTTATTTTTTATATATTATATAAAATTATTACTAAGGTATACTTAGTCTTATTTTATATATTTTTTTATGAAAAACAAATTAGGAGCTCTTTTAATTTTTAAAATTTATATGTTAAAAAATAAAATGCTTATATAAATATATATTAACCAATAGATTCTTGTAGGCATTCCTCAATAATATCTTCTGTAATTTCAAATTCTTCGTCTCTTGTCATAAATACTTTCCCCCTAAATAAATATTAATACATTAATATATTCTAATGATTAAAATTTGTTACGCAATATAAGAAAGTATATGTAATTGTTAATATTTTTTTGCTATATATTAATTATAAAGTTTTAATCGATAAATTTAGTAGTATATGTTTTGGGGCTAAGTTATTTCATGTTTAAAATTAATTTTTAAAAAAGGGTTGATTATTTATAACAATTATTATATAATAATAATTGTTGGGAGAGAAATTAATTAAATAAATTTAAATAAATATATTATAGTAGGAGGATGTCAAATATGAAAAAATTTATATGTTCAGTATGTGGTTATGTTTTTGAAGGAGAGGAAGCACCAGAAAAGTGCCCTCAATGTAATGCACCAAAAGATAAATTTGTAGAAAAAGTAGAAGGTGAAATGGCGTGGGCCGATGAACACAGAATAGGAACAGCAAAAGATGTAGATCCAGAAGTTATGGAAGGATTAAGAGCTAACTTTATGGGCGAATGTACAGAAGTAGGAATGTACTTAGCTATGAGCCGTCAAGCAGATAGAGAAGGATTCCCAGAAGTTGCAGAGGCATATAAAAGAATAGCTTTTGAAGAAGCAGAACATGCAGCAAAATTTGCTGAATTATTAGGAGAAGTTGTTACAGATAGCACTAAGAAAAACTTAGAAATGAGAGTTGAAGCAGAACATGGTGCCTGTCAAGGTAAAAAGGATTTAGCAACATTAGCTAAAAAATTAAACTATGATGCTATTCATGATACAGTACATGAAATGTGCAAAGATGAAGCTAGACATGGTTCAGCATTTAGAGGATTATTAAACAGATATTTTAAATAAAATCTATTTATGATTATAAAAGAGTTACTATTAATTTAGTAGCTCTTTTTGATTTCTAAAATTTGATGATTTTGTTGAAAATATAAAAAATAAAGATAAAAATGTAATTTATGTATTAATTTCTAAACCTGTTAAACGATAACATGAATGTTATTACTATTATTTTAACAAAATTGGGGGAGAAATACATATGAAAAGTATAAAATCTAAGATAGTAGCAATTATATCTATAGTTTGTATAGTAAGTGTGGCTTTATGTTCTTCTATCAGTTATTATTTTTCTTATAAAGCCATAATGTCAGAATCTACTAATAAAGTTAGTATGGCATCTCAAAAATACTCGGAAATGATAAATGGATGGCTTTCAAGTAAAGCTAAATTAATGGATTCGATGATTGTAGATTTTCAATATAATAATAAATATGATCAAAAATATATATATGAGTATTTTCAAAGTCAATTAAAGAACAATAAAGATGTTATAGGTATGTATGTTGGTTTTGAAGATAAAAAATTCATATCTGGTAATGGTTGGATACCAACTAAAGATTATGATTGTAGGGAAAGAGATTGGTATAAAGAAGCTATTGAAAAAAACGGAATAATATATTCGGCTCCATATATAGACAAAAAGTTTAATAGTATGGTAATAACCGTAGCTA
Above is a window of Clostridium sporogenes DNA encoding:
- a CDS encoding WYL domain-containing protein, which encodes MSKISHILQLLIILQYKEFVTAGELSDFLMVDKKTIYRYINSLNLANIPIHAKKGRYGGFYIDKNFYMKSPELNESEIKALLMAGEILTEENGFIYEKEYKTALGKIKNNLSSKDIDLSNIYNFNDFRINSIGNNKISQDKISQICNSIMDNKSINISYFSINRNEITFRKIDPYDIIFKYGKWYIVGYCYFNKYIEIFDINRIKDIKVTEDTFVISKNFSINNFLEKYKNIFTHNKVKVELKFNKNVADFIRGNKWYINEEIKELENGEISFKVYVENLQEIKRWILGFGKDVKVIEPKELELQLIKEISELSNIYN
- a CDS encoding ABC transporter substrate-binding protein, whose amino-acid sequence is MKFKKIICLILVLICPITFFSCKKENRSSNKELNMYIDIKDENSLNILKIIMEEYKKSNENVKININNALGSNVQDELKKEKSPDLIVVSRNEMIKLSQKGLLDDMRTNYDKNNITRDYYNVFNSYGRFKDKYYGIPIMPYTIEILYNTEALDKLKIEEPKNINDIKNIMKKLKDSSIKVPVMLPNDLDINLVMFSMISNNITNSMELENIYDKEKKEYQNMKNMQEPFNIINNMVKDNALDKNFFEEGKEVTLEKFNNGDIPIIISTSYYNNQIKNPNIKAIKGLYNVDKLSNTEPVIINSIMCLPLKAKNSEQANDFIDFTFNEKTQKSLLKKGFITGNKKVNKEKEGAVAKINKTTIEKLSNLNENSILVLYNLPSTFKSSISASIDKILNNEYTGKEWNKIVEDNLK
- a CDS encoding transcriptional repressor, yielding MDTIATIFREKNLKLTPQRIAVYKYLKYTKEHPSAETIYKALQPDYPTMSLATVYKALKTLVEVNLVHELNVGEGNFRYDANTHSHPHIQCIKCGKVDDIENVSFLNLNDEVKDFTKYNVLYNRVYFYGICESCSNKSDSEN
- a CDS encoding 50S ribosomal protein L25; translation: MSSASLTAIIREKSGKKCRKEGFAPGIIYGAEVKEPIKVKFEVPSLLRYLNKAGINSRLWLNIGDKKEYVLIKEIQKESTTGEILNIDMQAVSHDEVIKNSIPVKFEGKEQLEHKGFLLEEFTPYIEVAGKVGILPEIIVVNVGANEPGDNIKVSDIELDEDIKLYTDPEELLATVSYNGKGTVEETVS
- the pflB gene encoding formate C-acetyltransferase — protein: MFLDSWKKFNEGVWEKNINVRDFIQNNYIPYYGDHTFLKGPTKKTEDLWKQCESLIAEEIEKGILDVDLDNISDINAFNAGYIDKENETIVGLQTDKPLKRIINPFGGIRMVKQALEAYDYNLKPEIEEIFSKYRKTHNDGVFDAYTEEMRKARSAGLLTGLPDAYGRGRIIGDYRRIPLYGVDYLIKSKEEDLKASKGEMNETTIRRREEIKEQIKALIAMKEMALKYEIDISEPAKNAEEAVQFLYFGYLAGVKENNGAAMSLGRVSSFIDIYIERDLQQGILTEEKAQEIIDQFVIKLRLVRHLRTPEYNDLFAGDPNWITEAIGGMGLNGKTLVTKTSFRFLNTLNNLGSAPEPNMTVLWSQNLPEGFKKFCAQMSIKTDSIQYENDDLMRDIYGDDYGIACCVSAMALGKQMQFFGARCNLAKALLYSINGGVDEKKNIKVIDNVDAIEDTVLDYEKVKENYFKVLEYIAELYVNTMNIIHYMHDRYAYEAGLMALHDTEVERLMAFGVAGLSVVADSLSAIKYAKVKPIKENGIAIDFEIEGEFPKYGNDDDRVDEIAVEVVNKFISELKKNKTYRDAKHTLSVLTITSNVVYGKKTGSTPDGRKAGEAFAPGANPMHGRDKNGALASLNSVAKIPYKNVCEDGVSNTFSIVPDALGKSDDERINNLVSILDGYFVQDAHHLNVNVLNRELLIDAMEHPEKYPSLTIRVSGYAVHFNRLTKAQQLEVISRTFHEEM
- the pflA gene encoding pyruvate formate lyase-activating protein, whose amino-acid sequence is MGKIHSIETMGLVDGPGIRVIVFFQGCQLRCIYCHNPDTWDLNSGIEISSDEILKKVSRYKPYFKQVGGITCSGGEPLMQPEFLLEILKKSKNQGIHTVLDTSGVGKGNYEEILKYVDLVILDIKHIDEKEYINICGRNMEEFNKFKNIVNKLNKKLWIRHVIVPGINDNVDHMYKFKEYINNFSNVEKVELLPYHTLGVNKYESMGIEYRLKNVDPLSKEKLEELNKIIST
- a CDS encoding NADH peroxidase, yielding MKKFICSVCGYVFEGEEAPEKCPQCNAPKDKFVEKVEGEMAWADEHRIGTAKDVDPEVMEGLRANFMGECTEVGMYLAMSRQADREGFPEVAEAYKRIAFEEAEHAAKFAELLGEVVTDSTKKNLEMRVEAEHGACQGKKDLATLAKKLNYDAIHDTVHEMCKDEARHGSAFRGLLNRYFK